The genomic DNA CGCCTGCGGCAGCTTGGCGACGCCGAAGGTGTGGAAGACCAGCCAGTAGCCGAAGGAGAAGACGATCGTCGCCCAGAGGGTCCAGAGCCACCAGTTGGGCAGGCGGTTGTCGTACTCCTGGATGCCGTCGAAGTCGTGGTCGAAGACCTGATCGGGCTTGTAGTCCTTGCGCGTCTCCATCTAGTTCACCTTCCCTTCGGCTTCGGCGGCGGGAGAACCCGCGCTGAGGGTCTCGGCGCCGTCCAGCGGCAGGCCCGCCAGGCGGTCCACGGCCGCGCGGTTGCGCAGGCCGACGACGACGTAGAAGAGCACGGCCGCGAAGGCGACCAGGAAGAGCAGGAGGCCGACGAGCGGCCAGATCAAGAAGGGGCTGCCGGCGAAGTAGTCCTGGTACATGCTAGTTGCCTCCCGCGCTGAGCGGCTGCGGCCCGCGGCCCAGGCGCTGCAGGTAGGCGATCAGCGCCGTGAGCTCCGCGTCCGGCGCGAGCGTGACGCCCTGCGCCTGCAGATCCGCCACGATCAACGCGGCCTGGCTCTGCGCGGCGGTCGCGGCGCCCGCGATCTGCGCCCCGTCGTAGGGCACGCCCAGCTTGCTCAGGGTCTTCAGCTTGTGGCCGGTCCCCGCGAAGTTCACGCGGCCGGTCTTCAGCCATGCGTAGCTCGGCATGTTCGAGCCCGGGCTCGTCGAGCGCGGGTCGATCATGTGCAGGTAGTGCCAGAGGTTCGCGTACTTGCCGCCCACGCGGTGCAGGTCCGGACCCGTGCGCTTGGAGCCCCACTGGAAGGGGTGATCGTAGATGAACTCCTCCATCCGCGAGTAGTCGCCGTAGCGCAACGTCTCGTGGCGGAAGGGGCGGATCATCTGGCTGTGGCAGGTATAGCAGCCCTCGCGCACGTAGAGGTCGCGGCCCTCCACCTCGAGCGGGCTGTAGGGCTGCTGGATCTGCGGGTTGGCGGCCAGGGCGGCCGGCGTTGTGGGCACGCGCTTGGAGACGACCACCGTGGGCACGATCTCGACGATGCCGCCGATCAGGATCGCCACCAGCACCAGCACCGTGAAGGCGAGGGAGTTGCCCTCGGTAAGACGGTGCCAGCTCGCGTCCGAGCCGCGGTTCGCGCCGAGGGAGAGGATCGCCGCGATGATCACCACCGCGATCCCTGCCAGCACCACCGCGCT from bacterium includes the following:
- the ccoO gene encoding cytochrome-c oxidase, cbb3-type subunit II, encoding SAVVLAGIAVVIIAAILSLGANRGSDASWHRLTEGNSLAFTVLVLVAILIGGIVEIVPTVVVSKRVPTTPAALAANPQIQQPYSPLEVEGRDLYVREGCYTCHSQMIRPFRHETLRYGDYSRMEEFIYDHPFQWGSKRTGPDLHRVGGKYANLWHYLHMIDPRSTSPGSNMPSYAWLKTGRVNFAGTGHKLKTLSKLGVPYDGAQIAGAATAAQSQAALIVADLQAQGVTLAPDAELTALIAYLQRLGRGPQPLSAGGN